A stretch of the Diprion similis isolate iyDipSimi1 chromosome 14, iyDipSimi1.1, whole genome shotgun sequence genome encodes the following:
- the LOC124414891 gene encoding lisH domain-containing protein ARMC9-like isoform X3, with protein sequence MTEERTTGGTGDIDGSKSQCKPSLGELLGSFQVNDCLVKLIHQFLLYNEFESTADCLVHEAPKLGFDVLTEHLCTKNAIPKDVCKAIMSQYIAGNWKHFFNLWNNLIPQSIRETMEYKVLTFKLHLHFAVLPLRIKQLDLLRVQKSDEISRTQMMKILENAAEMYFLGREVDDNQSKQMMTDAMEQLRTYMERDGREFEEKTDFLPFFALPCLDDDQTYTTFPELFEISWMEELTKTIQVFLMNRKQVRLTASRKTSTETMTTASRPYVCVQGNVVNVPLTCENLKDFEDKLMSMNPAGKIPMVQNDVPRMPLEITRSTIMRLIPQQTVDEIDIAPNDRNIPMFREDHNINDRLGCHPKLRSHRIHSKSAQTRISTVTTTTNFISTSDLRQPAAVLNCSMLAKNMKTPIQTNQELSLTKSHLYSIQSNYEKLKIRFHKLHSDYHKLIGIAGELTAALENSVRGEAVDLQNMLESCITIFPDLFNHNVRGSTSETKTLLDQEVELKHTDLTEAPGHIGLNINPISPKLLDYKKIKFHLINGSVKTKLLLLQALRWKLTLSQPGDRDETVNEYLRGDILGLHAQVACDSGKQILPYLLMPKDVATPHPLQQSAARLINTLASLRCGRDYLAVGATLLNLIVKCLNGNNGESIDSFTCDMIIAMLQKMSLRKQQRLYMIETGLVEWLIFHLKSESDKIGSYRLEYATALLMNLSLHKAAQIRASAMALVVISTLTTLLATDHAPALPYINGSLNSFLSNQVINEEAKKSGLTAVLEYHRERNSGEIRKHLDHILKIHNRDYTTNTEDYETADDDNEELDVLEDELEEGDPVKVHSGELSGEALLASCYSIAPLITQTESINVFESRPKTPKMHSRRNSLKIPSPQKNALSKHRNDIQTPTRDIGLSPRLTMQGLSSRRKESVCLRPIATSPIRSLLHLDIPPLLSRLSAHVTQG encoded by the exons ATGACGGAGGAAAGGACGACTGGAGGTACGGGAGACATAGATGGTAGTAAAAG CCAGTGCAAGCCGTCGTTGGGAGAATTACTGGGATCGTTTCAGGTCAATGATTGTCTGGTCAAACTGATTCATCAG TTTTTACTTTACAATGAGTTCGAGAGTACGGCCGACTGCTTGGTTCACGAGGCGCCTAAACTTGGGTTCGATGTTCTCACCGAACATCTCTGCACTAAAAATGCGATACCTAAGGACGTCTGCAAGGCAATCATGTCTCAGTACATCGCCGGGAATTGGAAGCACTTCTTTAAT CTCTGGAATAACTTGATCCCACAAAGTATTAGAGAAACTATGGAATATAAAGTACTGACCTTCAAACTCCACCTACATTTCGCTGTTTTGCCACTCAGAATCAAACAGCTGGATCTACTAAGAGTTCAGA AGTCTGATGAAATTTCGAGGAcacaaatgatgaaaatacttGAGAACGCTGCTGAAATGTATTTTCTTGGAAGAGAG GTAGACGATAATCAATCGAAGCAAATGATGACTGATGCTATGGAACAACTGCGAACTTATATGGAGAGAGACGGTCGCGAATTTGAAGAGAAAACGGATTTTTTACCTTTCTTTGCTCTTCCCTGCTTGGACGATGATCAAACCTACACTACGTTCCCagaattattcgaaattagTTGGATGGAGGAGTTGACGAAGACCATACAAGTTTTCCTCATGAATCGAAAGCAG GTACGATTAACGGCATCTCGAAAAACATCCACAGAGACAATGACAACAGCAAGCAGACCTTACGTATGCGTTCAAGGAAACGTTGTAAACGTGCCTCTGACGTGTGAGAACTTAAAAGACTTTGAGGATAAATTAATGAGTATGAATCCAGCTGGGAAAATACCTATGGTACAAAACGATGTTCCGAGAATGCCGTTGGAGATAACCAGAAGTACAATAATGAGACTGATTCCCCAACAAACAGTGGATGAGATAGATATTGCCCCGAACGATCGAAACATTCCAATGTTTAGAGAAGATCACAATATAAATGATCGACTTGGCTGCCACCCTAAACTACGCTCACATAGAATACATTCTAA AAGCGCACAGACCCGGATCAGCACCGTAACGACAACGACAAATTTTATATCTACGAGCGATCTCCGCCAGCCTGCAGCTGTTTTGAATTGTTCTATGCTagcaaaaaacatgaaaacacCGATTCAAACGAACCAAGAATTATCATTGACAAAATCTCATTTGTACAGTATTCAAAGCAACTATGAAAAGTTGAAGATCAGATTTCACAAACTACATTCGGACTATCATAAGTTGATAGGAATTGCCGGAGAATTAACAGCTGCGCTTGAAAATTCGGTCAGAGGAGAGGCAGTTGATCTACAAAACATGCTGGAATCATGTATCACCATATTTCCAGACCTCTTCAATCATAATGTAAGAGGAAGTACTTCTGAG ACGAAAACTTTGCTTGATCAAGAAGTGGAACTAAAGCATACAGACCTCACAGAAGCACCTGGTCACATAGGTCTTAACATCAATCCTATATCTCCAAAACTAttggattacaaaaaaattaaatttcatttgatcAATGGGAGTGTTAAGAcaaaattattactattacaagCCTTGCGTTGG AAACTCACTCTCAGTCAACCGGGAGACCGGGATGAAACAGTAAATGAGTACCTGAGAGGAGATATTTTGGGACTACACGCTCAAGTGGCTTGCGACAGCGGTAAACAAATCCTGCCTTATTTATTAATGCCCAAAGACGTAGCCACTCCTCATCCCCTGCAACAGTCAGCAGCGAGATTAATCAACACTTTGGCTTCTCTAAGATGCGGGAGAGATTATTTGGCTGTTGGAGCTACGCTGCTTAACTTG ATTGTCAAATGCCTCAATGGGAACAATGGTGAGTCCATAGATTCATTCACTTGCGATATGATAATCGCAATGCTGCAAAAAATGTCACTGCGAAAACAGCAACGACTCTACATGATTGAAACTGGACTTGTGGAATGGCTGATATTTCATTTGAAGTCGGAAAGCGATAAAATTGGCTCGTACAGATTGGAATATGCCACTGCACTCCTGATGAATCTATCTTTGCACAAAGCAGCACAGATAAGAGCTTCGGCTATGGCTCTCGTGGTTATTTCTACTCTGACTACTTTACTAGCTACAGATCATGCACCT GCACTGCCCTACATCAATGGATCATTGAATAGTTTTTTATCGAACCAAGTTATAAACGAGGAGGCAAAAAAATCTGGACTCACAGCTGTATTGGAATATCATCGAGAGCGAAATTCAGGAGAAATAAG AAAACATTTGGaccatattttgaaaattcacaaccGTGACTACACCACTAATACAGAGGACTATGAGACCGCGGATGATGATAAT GAAGAGCTGGATGTACTGGAAGATGAGCTGGAAGAAGGAGATCCCGTCAAAGTCCATTCTGGTGAATTGTCTGGAGAAGCATTGCTCGCTTCATGTTATTCCATCGCGCCATTGATCACACAAACAGAAAGTATAAACGTTTTCGAGTCTAGACCGAAAACACCAAAGATGCATTCTAGAAgaaattcgttaaaaattccaAGCCCCCAAAAAAACGCATTGAGTAAACATCGAAATGATATTCAAACACCGACACGAGATATAGGACTATCCCCGAG ATTAACAATGCAAGGTTTATCCTCGCGAAGAAAAGAATCTGTTTGCCTTCGACCCATTGCCACCTCACCTATTAGATCGTTACTGCATCTTGATATACCACCTTTGCTATCAAGGTTATCGGCACACGTGACACAG GGGTAG
- the LOC124414891 gene encoding uncharacterized protein LOC124414891 isoform X1 yields the protein MTEERTTGGTGDIDGSKSQCKPSLGELLGSFQVNDCLVKLIHQFLLYNEFESTADCLVHEAPKLGFDVLTEHLCTKNAIPKDVCKAIMSQYIAGNWKHFFNLWNNLIPQSIRETMEYKVLTFKLHLHFAVLPLRIKQLDLLRVQKSDEISRTQMMKILENAAEMYFLGREVDDNQSKQMMTDAMEQLRTYMERDGREFEEKTDFLPFFALPCLDDDQTYTTFPELFEISWMEELTKTIQVFLMNRKQVRLTASRKTSTETMTTASRPYVCVQGNVVNVPLTCENLKDFEDKLMSMNPAGKIPMVQNDVPRMPLEITRSTIMRLIPQQTVDEIDIAPNDRNIPMFREDHNINDRLGCHPKLRSHRIHSKSAQTRISTVTTTTNFISTSDLRQPAAVLNCSMLAKNMKTPIQTNQELSLTKSHLYSIQSNYEKLKIRFHKLHSDYHKLIGIAGELTAALENSVRGEAVDLQNMLESCITIFPDLFNHNVRGSTSETKTLLDQEVELKHTDLTEAPGHIGLNINPISPKLLDYKKIKFHLINGSVKTKLLLLQALRWKLTLSQPGDRDETVNEYLRGDILGLHAQVACDSGKQILPYLLMPKDVATPHPLQQSAARLINTLASLRCGRDYLAVGATLLNLIVKCLNGNNGESIDSFTCDMIIAMLQKMSLRKQQRLYMIETGLVEWLIFHLKSESDKIGSYRLEYATALLMNLSLHKAAQIRASAMALVVISTLTTLLATDHAPALPYINGSLNSFLSNQVINEEAKKSGLTAVLEYHRERNSGEIRKHLDHILKIHNRDYTTNTEDYETADDDNEELDVLEDELEEGDPVKVHSGELSGEALLASCYSIAPLITQTESINVFESRPKTPKMHSRRNSLKIPSPQKNALSKHRNDIQTPTRDIGLSPRLTMQGLSSRRKESVCLRPIATSPIRSLLHLDIPPLLSRLSAHVTQEKHTAQTYPSLSEINSRSISDMKSRASLSTPTTADSDAKIEVQSKKSRTSTRSPFFCSFTRTYEPVNTSDKSVQPTLKSMNSPTVIRKEASTEPRQSNESQKLHRRSEAFRKQKFNSVSLLERREKRLKSVRLNYSEESDNSEAAVCLYANQSSKGSSKTTLASSNILGTDCNSFVAETEQFSSIASLECNVDDQAAAASNENYDFTLDNETEAFLAKPKISRTPPSTAQPEVQAVSAQSKTNVRRISTK from the exons ATGACGGAGGAAAGGACGACTGGAGGTACGGGAGACATAGATGGTAGTAAAAG CCAGTGCAAGCCGTCGTTGGGAGAATTACTGGGATCGTTTCAGGTCAATGATTGTCTGGTCAAACTGATTCATCAG TTTTTACTTTACAATGAGTTCGAGAGTACGGCCGACTGCTTGGTTCACGAGGCGCCTAAACTTGGGTTCGATGTTCTCACCGAACATCTCTGCACTAAAAATGCGATACCTAAGGACGTCTGCAAGGCAATCATGTCTCAGTACATCGCCGGGAATTGGAAGCACTTCTTTAAT CTCTGGAATAACTTGATCCCACAAAGTATTAGAGAAACTATGGAATATAAAGTACTGACCTTCAAACTCCACCTACATTTCGCTGTTTTGCCACTCAGAATCAAACAGCTGGATCTACTAAGAGTTCAGA AGTCTGATGAAATTTCGAGGAcacaaatgatgaaaatacttGAGAACGCTGCTGAAATGTATTTTCTTGGAAGAGAG GTAGACGATAATCAATCGAAGCAAATGATGACTGATGCTATGGAACAACTGCGAACTTATATGGAGAGAGACGGTCGCGAATTTGAAGAGAAAACGGATTTTTTACCTTTCTTTGCTCTTCCCTGCTTGGACGATGATCAAACCTACACTACGTTCCCagaattattcgaaattagTTGGATGGAGGAGTTGACGAAGACCATACAAGTTTTCCTCATGAATCGAAAGCAG GTACGATTAACGGCATCTCGAAAAACATCCACAGAGACAATGACAACAGCAAGCAGACCTTACGTATGCGTTCAAGGAAACGTTGTAAACGTGCCTCTGACGTGTGAGAACTTAAAAGACTTTGAGGATAAATTAATGAGTATGAATCCAGCTGGGAAAATACCTATGGTACAAAACGATGTTCCGAGAATGCCGTTGGAGATAACCAGAAGTACAATAATGAGACTGATTCCCCAACAAACAGTGGATGAGATAGATATTGCCCCGAACGATCGAAACATTCCAATGTTTAGAGAAGATCACAATATAAATGATCGACTTGGCTGCCACCCTAAACTACGCTCACATAGAATACATTCTAA AAGCGCACAGACCCGGATCAGCACCGTAACGACAACGACAAATTTTATATCTACGAGCGATCTCCGCCAGCCTGCAGCTGTTTTGAATTGTTCTATGCTagcaaaaaacatgaaaacacCGATTCAAACGAACCAAGAATTATCATTGACAAAATCTCATTTGTACAGTATTCAAAGCAACTATGAAAAGTTGAAGATCAGATTTCACAAACTACATTCGGACTATCATAAGTTGATAGGAATTGCCGGAGAATTAACAGCTGCGCTTGAAAATTCGGTCAGAGGAGAGGCAGTTGATCTACAAAACATGCTGGAATCATGTATCACCATATTTCCAGACCTCTTCAATCATAATGTAAGAGGAAGTACTTCTGAG ACGAAAACTTTGCTTGATCAAGAAGTGGAACTAAAGCATACAGACCTCACAGAAGCACCTGGTCACATAGGTCTTAACATCAATCCTATATCTCCAAAACTAttggattacaaaaaaattaaatttcatttgatcAATGGGAGTGTTAAGAcaaaattattactattacaagCCTTGCGTTGG AAACTCACTCTCAGTCAACCGGGAGACCGGGATGAAACAGTAAATGAGTACCTGAGAGGAGATATTTTGGGACTACACGCTCAAGTGGCTTGCGACAGCGGTAAACAAATCCTGCCTTATTTATTAATGCCCAAAGACGTAGCCACTCCTCATCCCCTGCAACAGTCAGCAGCGAGATTAATCAACACTTTGGCTTCTCTAAGATGCGGGAGAGATTATTTGGCTGTTGGAGCTACGCTGCTTAACTTG ATTGTCAAATGCCTCAATGGGAACAATGGTGAGTCCATAGATTCATTCACTTGCGATATGATAATCGCAATGCTGCAAAAAATGTCACTGCGAAAACAGCAACGACTCTACATGATTGAAACTGGACTTGTGGAATGGCTGATATTTCATTTGAAGTCGGAAAGCGATAAAATTGGCTCGTACAGATTGGAATATGCCACTGCACTCCTGATGAATCTATCTTTGCACAAAGCAGCACAGATAAGAGCTTCGGCTATGGCTCTCGTGGTTATTTCTACTCTGACTACTTTACTAGCTACAGATCATGCACCT GCACTGCCCTACATCAATGGATCATTGAATAGTTTTTTATCGAACCAAGTTATAAACGAGGAGGCAAAAAAATCTGGACTCACAGCTGTATTGGAATATCATCGAGAGCGAAATTCAGGAGAAATAAG AAAACATTTGGaccatattttgaaaattcacaaccGTGACTACACCACTAATACAGAGGACTATGAGACCGCGGATGATGATAAT GAAGAGCTGGATGTACTGGAAGATGAGCTGGAAGAAGGAGATCCCGTCAAAGTCCATTCTGGTGAATTGTCTGGAGAAGCATTGCTCGCTTCATGTTATTCCATCGCGCCATTGATCACACAAACAGAAAGTATAAACGTTTTCGAGTCTAGACCGAAAACACCAAAGATGCATTCTAGAAgaaattcgttaaaaattccaAGCCCCCAAAAAAACGCATTGAGTAAACATCGAAATGATATTCAAACACCGACACGAGATATAGGACTATCCCCGAG ATTAACAATGCAAGGTTTATCCTCGCGAAGAAAAGAATCTGTTTGCCTTCGACCCATTGCCACCTCACCTATTAGATCGTTACTGCATCTTGATATACCACCTTTGCTATCAAGGTTATCGGCACACGTGACACAG gaAAAGCATACGGCTCAGACTTATCCGTCACTTTCTGAAATAAACAGTCGCTCTATCAGTGATATGAAGTCAAGAGCATCCCTATCCACGCCAACTACCGCCGACAGTGATGCTAAGATCGAAGTTCAGTCTAAGAAATCACGAACGAGTACTCGCTCCCCATTCTTCTGTAGTTTTACTCGGACCTATGAACCTGTAAACACTTCAGACAAATCTGTTCAGCCAACTTTAAAATCTATGAATTCACCGACTGTGATAAGAAAGGAAGCATCAACAGAGCCTAGACAATCAAACGAGTCTCAGAAATTACACAGACGCTCGGAGGCATTTcgtaaacaaaaattcaattctgtCAGTCTTTTAGAACGACgtgaaaaaagattaaaatctGTCAGACTGAACTATTCGGAAGAATCAGATAACAGCGAAGCAGCTGTCTGTTTGTATGCAAATCAAAGCTCCAA GGGTAGCAGTAAGACAACGCTAGCTTCGTCCAATATACTGGGAACAGATTGCAACAGCTTTGTGGCAg AAACAGAGCAGTTCAGCAGCATTGCCTCACT GGAGTGCAATGTCGATGACCAAGCAGCAGCCGCTTCTAATGAAAACTACGATTTCACCTTGGACAATGAAACCGAAGCTTTTTTAGCGAAACCTAAAATTTCAAGGACACCTCCTTCAACAGCTCAGCCAGAGGTACAGGCTGTATCTGCACAGAGCAAGACAAATGTTCGACGTATTTCTACTAAGTAA
- the LOC124414687 gene encoding alpha-ketoglutarate-dependent dioxygenase alkB homolog 6 codes for MDLVCENLKISPASIVPKVPGTVRYVPNFITPEEEIEIIKQVNNSPLPKWTQLSHRRLQNWGGIPHPKGMIAEEIPTWLTKYVGKISDLQIFQDKKLPNHVLINEYLPGQGIMPHSDGPLFHPIVTTISCGSHTLLEFCKRNESDRVEVPNLEFALLLERRSLLILEDDLYHKYLHSISERHCDTISRENIMNLDLCAVKYQENEMIERGTRLSLTIRHVPKTSKLKLKLGR; via the exons ATGGACTTggtttgtgaaaatttgaaaatttcaccggcTTCCATCGTCCCgaag GTACCGGGAACCGTTCGCTACGTTCCAAATTTTATAACGCCAGAGGAAGAGATAGAAATTATTAAGCAGGTGAACAACTCTCCATTACCGAAATGGACCCAGTTGAGTCACCGAAGACTTCAGAATTGGGGTGGGATACCTCATCCTAAGGGTATGATAGCGGAGGAAATACCGACA TGGTTAACGAAGTACGTTGGAAAAATATCAGACCTCCAGATCttccaagataaaaaattacccaaTCACGTCTTGATCAACGAGTATTTGCCTGGGCAAGGAATAATG CCACATTCGGATGGTCCACTATTTCACCCTATTGTTACAACAATAAGTTGTGGCTCGCACACTCTTCTGGAATTTTGTAAGCGGAATGAATCTGACCGCGTA GAAGTCCCTAATCTGGAGTTTGCCTTGCTACTTGAGAGGAGAAGTTTACTTATTTTAGAAGACGACCTGTACCACAAGTACCTGCATTCAATTTCTGAGAGACATTGCGATACGATTTCAAGGGAGAACATTATGAATCTAGATCTCTGTGCTGTGAAATATCAAGAGAATGAAATGATTGAAAGAGGGACAAGATTGTCCCTGACTATCAGGCACGTGCCGAAGACCAGCAAGCTCAAATTGAAACTGGGAAGATAA
- the LOC124414891 gene encoding lisH domain-containing protein ARMC9-like isoform X2, with protein MTEERTTGGTGDIDGSKSQCKPSLGELLGSFQVNDCLVKLIHQFLLYNEFESTADCLVHEAPKLGFDVLTEHLCTKNAIPKDVCKAIMSQYIAGNWKHFFNLWNNLIPQSIRETMEYKVLTFKLHLHFAVLPLRIKQLDLLRVQKSDEISRTQMMKILENAAEMYFLGREVDDNQSKQMMTDAMEQLRTYMERDGREFEEKTDFLPFFALPCLDDDQTYTTFPELFEISWMEELTKTIQVFLMNRKQVRLTASRKTSTETMTTASRPYVCVQGNVVNVPLTCENLKDFEDKLMSMNPAGKIPMVQNDVPRMPLEITRSTIMRLIPQQTVDEIDIAPNDRNIPMFREDHNINDRLGCHPKLRSHRIHSKSAQTRISTVTTTTNFISTSDLRQPAAVLNCSMLAKNMKTPIQTNQELSLTKSHLYSIQSNYEKLKIRFHKLHSDYHKLIGIAGELTAALENSVRGEAVDLQNMLESCITIFPDLFNHNVRGSTSETKTLLDQEVELKHTDLTEAPGHIGLNINPISPKLLDYKKIKFHLINGSVKTKLLLLQALRWKLTLSQPGDRDETVNEYLRGDILGLHAQVACDSGKQILPYLLMPKDVATPHPLQQSAARLINTLASLRCGRDYLAVGATLLNLIVKCLNGNNGESIDSFTCDMIIAMLQKMSLRKQQRLYMIETGLVEWLIFHLKSESDKIGSYRLEYATALLMNLSLHKAAQIRASAMALVVISTLTTLLATDHAPALPYINGSLNSFLSNQVINEEAKKSGLTAVLEYHRERNSGEIRKHLDHILKIHNRDYTTNTEDYETADDDNEELDVLEDELEEGDPVKVHSGELSGEALLASCYSIAPLITQTESINVFESRPKTPKMHSRRNSLKIPSPQKNALSKHRNDIQTPTRDIGLSPRGSSKTTLASSNILGTDCNSFVAETEQFSSIASLECNVDDQAAAASNENYDFTLDNETEAFLAKPKISRTPPSTAQPEVQAVSAQSKTNVRRISTK; from the exons ATGACGGAGGAAAGGACGACTGGAGGTACGGGAGACATAGATGGTAGTAAAAG CCAGTGCAAGCCGTCGTTGGGAGAATTACTGGGATCGTTTCAGGTCAATGATTGTCTGGTCAAACTGATTCATCAG TTTTTACTTTACAATGAGTTCGAGAGTACGGCCGACTGCTTGGTTCACGAGGCGCCTAAACTTGGGTTCGATGTTCTCACCGAACATCTCTGCACTAAAAATGCGATACCTAAGGACGTCTGCAAGGCAATCATGTCTCAGTACATCGCCGGGAATTGGAAGCACTTCTTTAAT CTCTGGAATAACTTGATCCCACAAAGTATTAGAGAAACTATGGAATATAAAGTACTGACCTTCAAACTCCACCTACATTTCGCTGTTTTGCCACTCAGAATCAAACAGCTGGATCTACTAAGAGTTCAGA AGTCTGATGAAATTTCGAGGAcacaaatgatgaaaatacttGAGAACGCTGCTGAAATGTATTTTCTTGGAAGAGAG GTAGACGATAATCAATCGAAGCAAATGATGACTGATGCTATGGAACAACTGCGAACTTATATGGAGAGAGACGGTCGCGAATTTGAAGAGAAAACGGATTTTTTACCTTTCTTTGCTCTTCCCTGCTTGGACGATGATCAAACCTACACTACGTTCCCagaattattcgaaattagTTGGATGGAGGAGTTGACGAAGACCATACAAGTTTTCCTCATGAATCGAAAGCAG GTACGATTAACGGCATCTCGAAAAACATCCACAGAGACAATGACAACAGCAAGCAGACCTTACGTATGCGTTCAAGGAAACGTTGTAAACGTGCCTCTGACGTGTGAGAACTTAAAAGACTTTGAGGATAAATTAATGAGTATGAATCCAGCTGGGAAAATACCTATGGTACAAAACGATGTTCCGAGAATGCCGTTGGAGATAACCAGAAGTACAATAATGAGACTGATTCCCCAACAAACAGTGGATGAGATAGATATTGCCCCGAACGATCGAAACATTCCAATGTTTAGAGAAGATCACAATATAAATGATCGACTTGGCTGCCACCCTAAACTACGCTCACATAGAATACATTCTAA AAGCGCACAGACCCGGATCAGCACCGTAACGACAACGACAAATTTTATATCTACGAGCGATCTCCGCCAGCCTGCAGCTGTTTTGAATTGTTCTATGCTagcaaaaaacatgaaaacacCGATTCAAACGAACCAAGAATTATCATTGACAAAATCTCATTTGTACAGTATTCAAAGCAACTATGAAAAGTTGAAGATCAGATTTCACAAACTACATTCGGACTATCATAAGTTGATAGGAATTGCCGGAGAATTAACAGCTGCGCTTGAAAATTCGGTCAGAGGAGAGGCAGTTGATCTACAAAACATGCTGGAATCATGTATCACCATATTTCCAGACCTCTTCAATCATAATGTAAGAGGAAGTACTTCTGAG ACGAAAACTTTGCTTGATCAAGAAGTGGAACTAAAGCATACAGACCTCACAGAAGCACCTGGTCACATAGGTCTTAACATCAATCCTATATCTCCAAAACTAttggattacaaaaaaattaaatttcatttgatcAATGGGAGTGTTAAGAcaaaattattactattacaagCCTTGCGTTGG AAACTCACTCTCAGTCAACCGGGAGACCGGGATGAAACAGTAAATGAGTACCTGAGAGGAGATATTTTGGGACTACACGCTCAAGTGGCTTGCGACAGCGGTAAACAAATCCTGCCTTATTTATTAATGCCCAAAGACGTAGCCACTCCTCATCCCCTGCAACAGTCAGCAGCGAGATTAATCAACACTTTGGCTTCTCTAAGATGCGGGAGAGATTATTTGGCTGTTGGAGCTACGCTGCTTAACTTG ATTGTCAAATGCCTCAATGGGAACAATGGTGAGTCCATAGATTCATTCACTTGCGATATGATAATCGCAATGCTGCAAAAAATGTCACTGCGAAAACAGCAACGACTCTACATGATTGAAACTGGACTTGTGGAATGGCTGATATTTCATTTGAAGTCGGAAAGCGATAAAATTGGCTCGTACAGATTGGAATATGCCACTGCACTCCTGATGAATCTATCTTTGCACAAAGCAGCACAGATAAGAGCTTCGGCTATGGCTCTCGTGGTTATTTCTACTCTGACTACTTTACTAGCTACAGATCATGCACCT GCACTGCCCTACATCAATGGATCATTGAATAGTTTTTTATCGAACCAAGTTATAAACGAGGAGGCAAAAAAATCTGGACTCACAGCTGTATTGGAATATCATCGAGAGCGAAATTCAGGAGAAATAAG AAAACATTTGGaccatattttgaaaattcacaaccGTGACTACACCACTAATACAGAGGACTATGAGACCGCGGATGATGATAAT GAAGAGCTGGATGTACTGGAAGATGAGCTGGAAGAAGGAGATCCCGTCAAAGTCCATTCTGGTGAATTGTCTGGAGAAGCATTGCTCGCTTCATGTTATTCCATCGCGCCATTGATCACACAAACAGAAAGTATAAACGTTTTCGAGTCTAGACCGAAAACACCAAAGATGCATTCTAGAAgaaattcgttaaaaattccaAGCCCCCAAAAAAACGCATTGAGTAAACATCGAAATGATATTCAAACACCGACACGAGATATAGGACTATCCCCGAG GGGTAGCAGTAAGACAACGCTAGCTTCGTCCAATATACTGGGAACAGATTGCAACAGCTTTGTGGCAg AAACAGAGCAGTTCAGCAGCATTGCCTCACT GGAGTGCAATGTCGATGACCAAGCAGCAGCCGCTTCTAATGAAAACTACGATTTCACCTTGGACAATGAAACCGAAGCTTTTTTAGCGAAACCTAAAATTTCAAGGACACCTCCTTCAACAGCTCAGCCAGAGGTACAGGCTGTATCTGCACAGAGCAAGACAAATGTTCGACGTATTTCTACTAAGTAA